In Takifugu flavidus isolate HTHZ2018 chromosome 1, ASM371156v2, whole genome shotgun sequence, the DNA window AACAAATCGTAAACTTCATTGTAAAGATTATATTTGAATTGAAATAATGACAGTTTTGATCTCTCTCAAGATGAGTTTTTAGGATGACGGCGCTCTTATGTTTTGCCAGAACAatacagatgttttttgtttttttgttgtgttacCTTCCACAGAGACACGGTGGTGTTGATAAATCATTTTGTCTCATtccagggagaggagaagaccaCCAAGGTTTCACTAGTGCCAGGTCAGCTGCTGTGTTTAGAACATGCCGTCCAGCAGGAGTATTTTGAACCACACCATGCAGCACTTCTTCAGACCTTCATGTCTAAGTAGGGTCACCATTTAGCcggacctttttttttgtcttgtcagCCCGATTGAAAGATAATTGTAATCTTTGGGAATTTTCAGGAACACAGATGTTCTGAAATCGTGCAGTGGTGCAGGAGAGAGACTGAGCTCAGCTCTGAAGAAGAAGTGCGATAAGGAACAATGATGATGGACCGCTGAGTATCGATTTGGGACGATGCACTCAAACACAAAACTGATAACCACTTAACCTGTTTTCCCTCACTCGAATATTTTAAGGATGTGTTGACTTGTGACCCAAAATATcttaatcttttatttttctacttAAGATTGCTacctatatatttttttatagaaagacacattactaaaaaaaatacagaagtaaataaatgaacaccCTGAATGTTGGCATGGTTCTGGCATAGTTTAGCATTTAGTCGCATGCAAAAATACATCTAGTTGATACTTGAATTTGCAAATATCTTGAGGGTTATGCTGTAATCGCAGTGTTATGGTTACTCCTCTTTGTCTActccagaagttctcctggTGTCTTCGGCGTCCAGTTGGCCTCAGTGTTGCCagcaggaggaaataaagaggtTGACCTTCGTTCACATGTAACGCTCTTGCTGATAGAATTGGCATTGCAGCACAAAAGGGAATCGGATTATTTTACATGATACTTTcataagaaaaacagaatcaaCATTCCAGTGGCTGTTAAGTCCCaccaggacacaaacacacacgtgtacacaccAGCCTGAATGTCTGCGTGAGCATGGGCCCGCAGCCACGGAGTAGGAGACACGGTCATCCCTTCAAGGTGCTGTGTCTTTTTCTGAGTGAAGAATTGCCTGTCTCATTctctttcatttcacttttcacAACTGTTGCCTCGCAGTCGTCTGTTGGTGATATGGGAATCTTTTTGGCATTTCAAGATTTGTGACTTTAAATCTAGACTATTTTTCTCTGTGTGCCTGATATTTGTACTCCTGTCAAATATAATTCATCAACAGCCtgaccgtgtttgtgtgtttattgacTAAAAGTTATTGCTGCATTAGAAACTAGCTGGGATAAAACTTGAGAACTACGTGAATATTTATAGGCTTCTACATTGGtgcattttgcttcttttcttccccccaaAGAAGTTGACAAATACGACCAAGGCTCAgaaatgtgtgtgcgcgtccaCGCGTGTGTGCTAGTATGAAAGGTTTGTTATGGTTGGGgaagagcagcaacaggagcagagaCCGTGCGGCATTCAGCAGCCAGTAAACGAGGACGCCACGACACCAAGGTGAGTGCGTGTAAAACTCATTCCTATGATACCTTTGAGAGAAGAAAATCTATGCGATGAAGATAAACAAGTGTTCTCACTGGAGTAGTTGCTATGGTGATGAATAAGACGCTGAAAAACCTATTTGCGGTCTGTGCGCAAATTGGTTTTTGCCACTTTTACGCGtcatgttttgggttttttttaaatagggaAATATTACACAGTGTAAGAATTAACATTGTACATAAACTTTTGACGTTAAAATCGAGGATTGTGCCTATTTATCCACCACaagaattattttttattagttttCCGCACGCCCAAAACATTGTTAAAATCATTAACTCCGCGAACCTTTTTACGCAAATACCCTAGCGCAGGATATAAAAGAGGAATCGCTTTTAGGGGCGATTAAGCACCAGGTTTTTCACCGTCCGTTGAAGAGACGTTTTTAAGGGGGAAACGCGTATTGGCACCACATCGGCAAAGAGACACTGTGCGCCTTTGTGCGTGAtggcgctgcagctcctctgcggTCGTGGCTGTTGATCCCGGAGGGAGGCGGACCAACCTTCGGTGTGAGGGAAATTCCTCCGTCTCTAGTTTCTCGTCCCCTCTTGTCTCAGGGGATCTCAGATGCAAACTGCCGACGAAATGCGCGCAATGATCCGAACATGGTGAATTTCAACGTTTCCTAGATTTCCCACCGTTTTCACATGTCAGTCATCCCCAGCGCAGTGCGTTGCAGCAGCTCCGACAACATTTTGGAGGCATGGCACCATCAATGTCAACATTTCTGGTTCCGTATTTCAGAGTGCGGGGCTGTGGAAATTTTCGTGTCCATTCCTGCGGATCAAGACTCTTGATCCCACAAGGGATTGTGGTTTTAGGGCATTCCAGTGAAGACTGGAGCAGGCCAGGCTGACAAAAATGACCTTAATCCAATAAATCACACAATAATAAGAGTGTGTCATACGGTTTTATCTACAGATTAAGTTGAATTTTTTCTCATCCTAATACGGGCAAACTTCTGAGGTGACAACTGTGGTGCCATCAACACAACATTCACTTATGGAAAACACCTGCACATCCACTTTAATTGTTTTATCTTTCAGCTCAGCTCTGTCAAACAGTTTTCAGATGGCAGAATCTAATCTACCTGTGTGTCTATCAAATGCTGTTGTTCTTAGATGCACCCTGAGAAGCAGCTCTGTCCCAACACCCTCTGGGTCCTGCTGCTCGGCCTCCTCCTCAACATCCCTGCTACACATCCAGCAAAATGTCCACAGCAGTGTATCTGTGACCAGATCCAGCTCAACGTGGCCTGCGTCAGGAAGAACCTGACCCAGGTTCCTCCTGATGTCGACGAGGTCTGGCGTTCGATATCCGATGCTTGGCGTCCCTGTCCCCATAATGGCACAGCTTCCCTTCCTGGTTCGCAATAAATGCTCTTGTTCTGTTCGTAGATCACTGTGAAGTTAGATCTCAGAGGCAATGACATCCAGGAGCTGCCCACGGGGGCTTTCAGACACACCCCTTACCTGACTCACCTGTCCATGCAGCGCTGTAACATCCGTCATGTGAAGGAAGGGGCTTTTCGTGGCCTCGGGCGTCTGGTTTTCCTCAACCTGGCTAACAACAACATTGAGATTCTCTACCAGGTCATAATGCACCTGATGTCCAGTATTCAGCACTTTGTTTTGGCAGGACCCAGACTTCTATTTCATTTCTACAAATGTTAAAGTAAAGAATGTTCCAGTGCCTTTCTTTGCATTTCTTGTATCTAGGAGTCTTTTGATGGGCTCTCCTCGCTGAAGCAGCTTCTGATCGACCACAACCGTGTCGAAGAGATCCAGCCTGGAGCTTTCTCCCAGCTCGGCTTCCTCAACCTGCTGTCAATCACGCACAATCAGCTCGTCTACATCCCCAATCTGGCCTTTCAGGTTGGGTTGAAAAAGACCGTCTGACCTTTACTCCTGTTGTTGAAACACCTCTTGAAGCCACTTAAAACCTGACACTTCTTGTCCTCACAGGGCCTGCAGAACATCAAATGGCTCCGGCTTAGTCACAATTCTCTGAACTATCTCGACATTGAAGCCTTTGCTGGTCTCTTTACTCTCACCCGTCTCAGTCTGGACCACAATGAACTGCAGTTCTTCCCCACAGAGACCATGACCAGGCAAGCAGTCTTTAGGACTTGTCAATCAGATGTCCTCTGAGCTCAGATGCTCTGAGGTAGCCAAAAAAGATTGCCGGTGTTGAGAGTTCCATAAATTGAGGTGCTTGAGCTGTagagagagggaaaaggctCCTCTCCCTTCTTTTGAGTAGCATATGGACTACACCCCCATTCTGATCTGTATGGACATTCACTCTCATCCTACTTATCTCTTTTCGCTCTCAACATCCAGACTGCCTGAGGTGACCCGTCTTGATCTGGGCTACAACCCAATGACTTATCTGGGGGAGGAGTCGGTGTCCATGGCTAAACTCACCCATCTTTTCCTGGACCACATGTCCCTGCAGGAATTATCCAACACCGCTGTCTCCAGATGTCCCAGCCTTGTTCACCTTGATATTAGCTATAACCAGTTGCGTGTCATCCAGCCTTTTTCTGAAGGTTCACCCAAGCTGGTGCGCCTTAACCTGGCTGGAAACCCCATTTCCTGTAACTGCTACCTGCGGCCCCTCAGGTACAGGGGACTAAAAACCAAGTTCTGGTCAATATTTCAAGAGAAATTCAATTCACATCTTCTCGTTTCTATGGTTCATCACTACAGGGAATGGTCGATTCGTTACAAAGTGAAGCTGATGGGGACATGTGGAGGGCCTGCCCACATGTTGGGGGAGAACCTGGCAGCCATTTACCCCGCTGAACTGCGTTGTCAGAGCCAGGAGGCCATGTtgaaggcagagctggaggaggcatcCAGGATTGCGCCGCTACCAACAGAAGAACCagagaacaaaataaaatgtcctgTCAACTGTGTCTGTGAGGTCAGTAAATGATGCAAGTGATACAGTACATATATAATAACCCATGCTTTGGCATCATTCACCAATAATCACACCCAATGATTTTGGATGGAAGCAGATGCTAAAGGATGAAGACTTTAATTTGGGATGAATAGAGGACATGAATAAAAGCTATTAACGATGTAATAAAACTGCAGCATTTTGCTCACCTTCAGGTGGTGACGCAACACTCCTCGTGTGAGAACCGAGGCCACACCAAAATCCCTCGCGGCTTCTCTCCCGACACGCGCCTGCTTGACCTGCGTGGCAACCACTTCCACTACATCCCCAGCAACAGCTTCCCTGGTGTCGCTCAGGTGGTGTCGCTCCATCTGCAGCGCAGCAAGAtcgtggaggtggaggaaggagcctTCAGTGGAATGAAGGGACTCATCTACCTGTACCTGTCGGAGAATGACCTTACCTCTCTCAGTCCTGATGCCTTCAAGGGTTGGCTTAATTCAACATTAGAGGAACTTGCTCGATGTGTTTAACCTACTAGATTACTCTTTAGTGTCACAAGTACTTTTACTTCAATCATTTTGATATTGTTATTAGCCATGAGTGAGTTAACAATGCATGAAAAACATCCTATCTTCTAATTTCAGGCCTCCCCGCGCTGACGTACCTCCACTTGGAGAAGAATCGCTTCACCACATTTCCCAAAGGTGCCTTCAAACTGGTGCCCAGCCTTCTGGCTCTTCACCTGGAGAACAATGCCATCACCAGGCTGGAACCTGACACACTAGCTGGAGCGGAAGGCCTCCGATCTCTCTACCTCACAGGAAACGCCATTAGTAATGTGTCACCCAGGGCTTTGGATCGGGCCGGGGATCTCGACACGCTCCACCTGGGAGGAAACAAGCTGAAGGAGGTGCCCACGGAGGCCATGAGTAAACTGGGGAACCTCAGAGACCTGAGGCTGTCTGGAAATTCAATTCGCTGGATTGGTCCCAATGCTTTCCAGCCTCTGGGGAGGTCACTGAAGGAGCTCTATCTGGACAACATGGCACTGGAGAAGGTGAGCTGCAGCCAGGAAATTCAGCAAATCCATTTAGTATAGAATGAATAATGTACTTCAAATCAAGTTTGAGCTATTTGCATGCTGTgcttatactgtatatatgcatAGAACTTTTGTAAAGGCTTTTACATTAGAATTAATTATTTGACAGTTTAAAGTGTGACAAAATATGTTAatagatataaatatatatatatgcgtgtgtgggtgtgtacaCTAAATATTACTAGATTACAGAGAATAATTAGaaacaatttatttaaaaaaaatcgtcTTTTACAAGATTATATAATTAGTGTATGGACTTATTCTGAATCCTCCAGATGTCCCAGAACTCCCTGGCCGGCCTGGGTCCAGGGTTAAGGAGCCTTTTTCTAGAAGGTAACCGACTGGAGGAGGTACCCGATTTCCACCCTCTCACATCTCTAGAGGTCATCAACCTGGCTGACAACCCTCTGATGTGtgactgccccctgctgccgcTGCGCCTGTAAGGCCTTTATGACGGGTTTATGATCTTTAGCAATCCGCAAATAATACCATCTGTATAATAATATAATGGAGCATTAAGAGCTCCATAGAGGTCACAAAGAGCAGGAAACACCAGGAAATGTAGCTAATAGATTGTAATATTTTCAGCTGATCAGAAATCAAATATAAAGACAACATGTTTTATATCATATAATAACATCAGCAGTGTTTCAGGATAAGACATTTATATAAATGCTAATGTGGATCCTCTTTAGAATGTTGAGCTTCTCTGTTGACCAACATCCAGAAATCCCAGCAAAAAATGCAAAGATTCGAGATTTGCCGGTttctcaacttcctgtttattaCATCCAAATACATCAAATCTCACttgcttttttctctttatgtAGGTGGATTGAGAAAGTTAACCTGAAAGTGAGAGCCACCTGCAACAATCCACCTGAGATCAAGGGGCGCAAAATTAAAGATGTCCACGTCTTCCGAGCGTGTCCCGGGGGTGAGACCCTCCCCACGGCTCCCGCCGTCACACCCCCAAAACTAGCAAAGGCGCCAAAGGCAAACAAACCCAAACCGATGCATCTCAGCGCCCATCACATGAAAATGCTCAAAGCTAAATCGAAACCTCGCCGAAGTTCACCAGCCGACAGGAAAAGCAAGAGACGGGTTGTTGCCTAAACATCGACAAGACGACATGACGGCTTTCAGATGTTGAATCAGACACATCACGCTCAGAAACTACCCTCTGCTGCCTTTAGAACTGGTGTGAAGCTCTTTTTATCCATCAACATAGCACTTCCTTTTAAATCAGGgtaatcccccccccaaaaaatcactttattttgAGCCAGTGAAACTGGACctctttacttttattttagATCACACACATTGTTAGATTATCAACCCCTAAGACACGACTGGATATGTTAGCATTTGAAGGCTAATTTCAATAGCAAAACAGTTCCAACCTCTGGCTTGTTATTTTTAACCACTACACCATTGCAAGACAAATGAAGGGAACATTTCAGCTCACTGAAACTTTCAGTTTTCAGCAAGTTGCATTAAAAGGCTGGagattaaacatgaaaaaataaagcatataccacaacaaaacaaatgctTGAAACATGTGATGTTGACATTGAAGTCaagaaatcagccaaaagagtcTTGAAAGTCAAATTCACTTCTCAGCCTTCCGCTCTGTGAcgtcctccctgctgcagtCATCTCCACTGCTCTGGTCCATGTTGTCACTCCTCTCTGCACAACTCTTTTCCCCACTAATATTCTGCTCCACACACCCAACCTCTGGacttgtttctgctgcttcttcccTCTGCACTCTCTCCTCCTGCGCTGCCTTTTGCTTTGCCACCCATCTTGGATCTTTTTGAGTTggctccccttcctcctcctgtttgacTGCGACGAGGGGAGCGGTTCTGGGGCTCTCTGGAGGATGGATGGgcgtctccatctccatctcctccacttTCACCTGCACCGCACATACTACAAAAAGTCAAAAGAAGAAATCAGTCCAAGCTCcccacaaagacaaaaaaaaagtgtagaGCAGGAGTGTATCTACATACTCTCCTGCTCCTGTGGCTCCATCTTGGGTTCAACGAGAGGCACATTGGGATCATGGCCGAGGTCTTCCAGCTCTTTAGGATGGCTCGAGTCAGTGACCTCAGGATTCCAGCCAGTGTTTCGTTTAGCGCCATCCAGAGACAGCCTCTTTTTTGCATTCCTCTTCCCTATTGGACAGCAAACCAGTGAAGTGAGAGGAAAATCACAGTTTCCATGAAAGAGCACTATAAGGAAAACCTAATCAAAACGTACTCCTTTTTCCAGAATTTAAAGGCTTgcatttctgcttctgtgaagcCTGGATTTCACCTGGCTGGAGCTCAACTGGAATCAGATAAAAGACACTCATTTATTGACATTCCTACTTAAACAACAAACATAACAGACTGTTAAAATATCCCAAAGACAAAAATGGCTGAAAGCCCAAAGATGTCTCCTGCTCTAACACATAAAGTGAAGAGGGGTTTGAGTGCCGGACGTTATCAATGACAAGTACAGTGTTGGAAAAGATGGCCCATTGAGGGCATATTTACTAGATTCAGGAGGCGGTTGAAGCTGATAGCCCATGATCTCGCACCAGCCGACGGGGTAAATGTCTGGAGAGTCGTGGTCCACCCACTGATCAAACTCATCCTCCCAACCATCAAAGTGGATGAGCAGCAGGCGGCCCACACATCGCTTCACCGTGGCTACGCACACAAGGCGGGGCTCCATCAGGTCTACCGCCTCCAGCTTCATGTTGGGGGAAAAGCCGTAGCCTGGGTAGTCCTGACATGCAGAACACATTTGAATTCAGTATTGACAGGATTTTGAGTTGCAAGCAGTTAAAATAATTGTTAAAAACTAAAATGGAAGCTTCCTGTCTTACAGTGTTGAAGAGCCTTGCTGGCGCTGCCTTCGCCTTGGTCTCATTTAGGTATTCCTCCCACTTGAAGGTGTGAGAATCATAACCTGTCAGGACGGAGAAACACCAATCGGCTGTCAATGAGACTATGAAGCTTGACTTAATTTTATTAGCTTTGTGGAATTAACCTCCCTTCAAAAATAAATTAACTACAGACTGCGTAAAGAAGCTTGTTCCCTTTTACCATTTGGTACTGTGAGAGGAATGTTGTTCTTTTTACAGAAGTTTATGGGAAGAATGGAATGAGATGACGCGTGGTAACAGAACCAGTCAGAGTTGCTGTCCGATGTGGAGCCGTCAATAGCCACCATCAGGTAGCCATCTAACAACACCTGAGTCGGGGAGCACAGGCAATTGTAAGAAAAAAGGTTAGAAAGCAAATTTATGAATTTGTAACACACAGAATCTTATtgataacacacacaaaagagtTTGGTGACATAAATTTTGAAAAGTAACTGCTGTAATGCTATCTAGAAACTAAACTATTATATCACCATTCCGAACATCCACTCGGTCACATTAAGAGTAAAAGATGAGGTGGTATCATCCTACCTTTTGAACAGTAGCTACACAGATGCTTCCCAGGTTCAGAGGGTCAATAGCTTCCAGCTTCATTCCTTTCTCAAAGAAGCCACCATTCATGTAAACAAACCTGGGCTGAGGAACACATTACACATCAAGATCTGCTCTAAATCAGACAAAATTAAAATTCTCATATGATATTTTACTTAATACCTTTTTAAACAGCAAGGATGTGCTGTTAGCGTTGCCCTTGACGATATTGCTTGCAGCTTCTGCATTCTTTACTTTAATAAACAAAAATGTTACGGATCAAACAGAGAACACTATAAACTACAAATGTCAACTCATCAGCAGTACAGATTACAGATGATGTATAATGAACTCTTTGTTACTGTTTTTTTGCTGTGTGCGTTGAGGCCAAAGCACAGAAAATGCAACTCCAGACCTACCAGGACCTTTAATGGCATGGCCAACTCTGAAAGACCAGCCCACTGGATGCACCAAGGGACTCCAAATGTGACACCAAAAATCTGAGGTGGCGTTGTCAGGGGCCTCACTTTGGTCTGCGTACATCAGCTGCAGACGACCACCAACTACCGACATGACGCTGGCCCCTCTTGTCCGACTCACGTGCTTAGGGTCCACGACCTCCACACGCATGCCGACTTTGACAGACGGCTTCATGCTTTCAGTCAACTGGGAGGAGCACGGG includes these proteins:
- the chadlb gene encoding chondroadherin-like b, yielding MHPEKQLCPNTLWVLLLGLLLNIPATHPAKCPQQCICDQIQLNVACVRKNLTQVPPDVDEITVKLDLRGNDIQELPTGAFRHTPYLTHLSMQRCNIRHVKEGAFRGLGRLVFLNLANNNIEILYQESFDGLSSLKQLLIDHNRVEEIQPGAFSQLGFLNLLSITHNQLVYIPNLAFQGLQNIKWLRLSHNSLNYLDIEAFAGLFTLTRLSLDHNELQFFPTETMTRLPEVTRLDLGYNPMTYLGEESVSMAKLTHLFLDHMSLQELSNTAVSRCPSLVHLDISYNQLRVIQPFSEGSPKLVRLNLAGNPISCNCYLRPLREWSIRYKVKLMGTCGGPAHMLGENLAAIYPAELRCQSQEAMLKAELEEASRIAPLPTEEPENKIKCPVNCVCEVVTQHSSCENRGHTKIPRGFSPDTRLLDLRGNHFHYIPSNSFPGVAQVVSLHLQRSKIVEVEEGAFSGMKGLIYLYLSENDLTSLSPDAFKGLPALTYLHLEKNRFTTFPKGAFKLVPSLLALHLENNAITRLEPDTLAGAEGLRSLYLTGNAISNVSPRALDRAGDLDTLHLGGNKLKEVPTEAMSKLGNLRDLRLSGNSIRWIGPNAFQPLGRSLKELYLDNMALEKMSQNSLAGLGPGLRSLFLEGNRLEEVPDFHPLTSLEVINLADNPLMCDCPLLPLRLWIEKVNLKVRATCNNPPEIKGRKIKDVHVFRACPGGETLPTAPAVTPPKLAKAPKANKPKPMHLSAHHMKMLKAKSKPRRSSPADRKSKRRVVA
- the l3mbtl2 gene encoding lethal(3)malignant brain tumor-like protein 2 isoform X2; this encodes MPHPCVAYGCGKTAEDDVTLFKFPKDPLEFRKWEKQVQRTRNDWVATPNSYLCSEHFGREYFEPKHSSPKLKPGAVPTVFVRPHCTHCYGVGCRSCLPAVQQQSSREDRESTAEYNEVAPAKPDASSGLVDEDLRPVVCEMCGYSGSVDTFFSKTKRFCSMSCSRSYSSNSKRFSILARLQGRPPSKKAKVLNKVNKAPPPQAAPEGNIPGFDWGTYLEKETSVAASVTCFRHVPMCEHWDDITVGMKVEVLNTNAVLPSKVYWIATVIQIAGYKALMRYEGFEHDSSHDFWCSLVSGEVNPIGWCAMTSKLLVPPQDVKQNIPDWKEYLMSKLVGANTLPVDFYIKLTESMKPSVKVGMRVEVVDPKHVSRTRGASVMSVVGGRLQLMYADQIKNAEAASNIVKGNANSTSLLFKKPRFVYMNGGFFEKGMKLEAIDPLNLGSICVATVQKVLLDGYLMVAIDGSTSDSNSDWFCYHASSHSILPINFCKKNNIPLTVPNGYDSHTFKWEEYLNETKAKAAPARLFNTDYPGYGFSPNMKLEAVDLMEPRLVCVATVKRCVGRLLLIHFDGWEDEFDQWVDHDSPDIYPVGWCEIMGYQLQPPPESIELQPGEIQASQKQKCKPLNSGKRRKRNAKKRLSLDGAKRNTGWNPEVTDSSHPKELEDLGHDPNVPLVEPKMEPQEQEICAVQVKVEEMEMETPIHPPESPRTAPLVAVKQEEEGEPTQKDPRWVAKQKAAQEERVQREEAAETSPEVGCVEQNISGEKSCAERSDNMDQSSGDDCSREDVTERKAEK
- the l3mbtl2 gene encoding lethal(3)malignant brain tumor-like protein 2 isoform X1; its protein translation is MPHPCVAYGCGKTAEDDVTLFKFPKDPLEFRKWEKQVQRTRNDWVATPNSYLCSEHFGREYFEPKHSSPKLKPGAVPTVFVRPHCTHCYGVGCRSCLPAVQQQSSREDRESTAEYNEVAPAKPDASSGLVDEDLRPVVCEMCGYSGSVDTFFSKTKRFCSMSCSRSYSSNSKRFSILARLQGRPPSKKAKVLNKVNKAPPPQAAPEGNIPGFDWGTYLEKETSVAASVTCFRHVPMCEHWDDITVGMKVEVLNTNAVLPSKVYWIATVIQIAGYKALMRYEGFEHDSSHDFWCSLVSGEVNPIGWCAMTSKLLVPPQDVKQNIPDWKEYLMSKLVGANTLPVDFYIKLTESMKPSVKVGMRVEVVDPKHVSRTRGASVMSVVGGRLQLMYADQSEAPDNATSDFWCHIWSPLVHPVGWSFRVGHAIKGPVKNAEAASNIVKGNANSTSLLFKKPRFVYMNGGFFEKGMKLEAIDPLNLGSICVATVQKVLLDGYLMVAIDGSTSDSNSDWFCYHASSHSILPINFCKKNNIPLTVPNGYDSHTFKWEEYLNETKAKAAPARLFNTDYPGYGFSPNMKLEAVDLMEPRLVCVATVKRCVGRLLLIHFDGWEDEFDQWVDHDSPDIYPVGWCEIMGYQLQPPPESIELQPGEIQASQKQKCKPLNSGKRRKRNAKKRLSLDGAKRNTGWNPEVTDSSHPKELEDLGHDPNVPLVEPKMEPQEQEICAVQVKVEEMEMETPIHPPESPRTAPLVAVKQEEEGEPTQKDPRWVAKQKAAQEERVQREEAAETSPEVGCVEQNISGEKSCAERSDNMDQSSGDDCSREDVTERKAEK